A DNA window from Sphingomonas profundi contains the following coding sequences:
- a CDS encoding class I SAM-dependent methyltransferase, translating into MAAGETTRLLAIRDVATPILPTPVSDWIYRLIFGAIGWPWLLWSLHGGSRASKARLLARLSLPDGALPHLGSWKADAGFLHRIVDAVEELRPRTVVELGAGASTLVCARALELHGGGTLVSYDQHADFVVAAADWLRDQGVDADIRHAPLARAVPGWPAYWYDVTDPPERIDLLLIDGPPWAVHPFIRGAAEMLFDRLSPGGMILLDDAARPGERLVARRWRRRWPTIRFARLPGSTKGTLIGRKAAI; encoded by the coding sequence GTGGCGGCAGGTGAGACGACGCGCCTTCTGGCGATACGGGACGTTGCGACGCCGATCCTGCCCACCCCGGTCAGCGACTGGATCTACCGCCTGATCTTCGGCGCGATCGGCTGGCCGTGGCTGCTGTGGAGCCTGCATGGCGGCTCGCGCGCCAGCAAGGCGCGCCTGCTCGCGCGGCTGTCGCTGCCGGACGGGGCGCTGCCGCATCTCGGCAGCTGGAAGGCCGATGCCGGCTTCCTCCACCGCATCGTCGACGCCGTGGAGGAGCTGCGCCCGCGCACGGTGGTGGAACTCGGCGCCGGCGCCTCCACCCTCGTCTGCGCCCGCGCGCTGGAGCTTCATGGCGGCGGCACTTTGGTCAGCTACGATCAGCATGCCGACTTCGTCGTCGCCGCCGCCGACTGGCTGCGCGATCAGGGGGTGGATGCGGATATCCGCCACGCCCCCCTCGCCCGCGCCGTGCCCGGCTGGCCGGCCTACTGGTACGACGTGACCGACCCGCCCGAGCGGATCGACCTGCTGCTGATCGACGGGCCGCCATGGGCGGTCCACCCCTTCATCCGCGGCGCCGCCGAGATGCTGTTCGATCGCCTGAGCCCCGGCGGCATGATCCTGCTCGACGATGCCGCCCGCCCCGGCGAACGGCTGGTCGCCCGCCGCTGGCGGCGGCGCTGGCCCACCATCCGCTTCGCCCGCCTGCCCGGCAGCACCAAGGGCACGCTGATCGGCCGCAAGGCCGCGATCTAG